The Candidatus Bathyarchaeum sp. genome has a window encoding:
- the cdhB gene encoding CO dehydrogenase/acetyl-CoA synthase complex subunit epsilon — protein MSAKAEPWQTAEVAGPRKANVITKPEIAAAMIKRAKRPIIVVGHLATKADKDTGKMIDYTISLSKGSGAPVVATAHTAKAFVEAGFTPASSMSVMDIGNRLKDPTWNGLDGKGPYDLAVFMGLPYYMEYLVLSGLKHFSCNLKTITLDRYYNPNASWSFPNLKVEEWNQSFETIINKFGGN, from the coding sequence ATGAGTGCAAAAGCAGAACCTTGGCAAACAGCAGAAGTTGCTGGTCCCCGAAAAGCTAACGTAATAACAAAACCCGAAATAGCTGCAGCAATGATAAAGCGCGCAAAGCGCCCAATCATTGTTGTAGGACACTTGGCTACCAAAGCTGACAAAGACACTGGAAAAATGATCGATTACACAATTAGCCTAAGCAAAGGCAGTGGCGCCCCTGTTGTTGCCACCGCCCATACTGCAAAGGCATTTGTGGAAGCAGGATTCACACCTGCTTCTAGCATGTCTGTAATGGACATCGGTAACCGACTCAAAGATCCCACATGGAACGGTTTAGACGGAAAAGGTCCTTACGATCTTGCTGTCTTTATGGGTCTTCCATACTACATGGAATACTTGGTTTTATCCGGATTGAAACATTTCTCGTGCAATCTAAAAACCATAACTTTGGATCGATATTACAACCCTAATGCTAGTTGGTCTTTCCCTAACCTCAAAGTCGAGGAATGGAATCAAAGTTTTGAAACAATCATAAACAAGTTTGGAGGAAATTAA
- the cdhA gene encoding CO dehydrogenase/acetyl-CoA synthase complex subunit alpha, with protein sequence MAKKGLVVKAKELKTDVAVVKDLEVYVGKIVDDTWDEPMGPTPFPSITDLRSWDFKLLQRYKPFYLPFCDVCCLCTYGKCDLSGDKRGACGLNMAAQQSRVVLLACCIGAATHTAHGRHLVHHLIEKYGRDIPLDQGGLNIDIDMPVTQLVCGIKPKTLKDLEEALDWAEEQVTHCLSATHTGQEGNNIDFESKAFHAGMADQVGMEIADIAQISVFGFPKADPEAPLVELGFAVADTKKPTILVIGHNVPSAVGIIDYLRKKDIMDKVEVVGICCTAHDVTRYEPRAKIIGPISWQLKYIRSGLADVIVVDEQCIRADTLEEAQKVHSPVIATSPKNCLGLEDSTDAPASELISNLVEGKIPGTLLFDEDKAGEVAVETAIAVTPKRNKFSVIPDLETIKAAGAACSGCNECVRACPNNQPIPEAMKAAAEGDFSLFQEVYNNCIGCARCDSACPKDFPLHSYMIKAGEQKDLNEKFMMRSGRGAIQDVEIRNVGGPIVLGEIPGIIALVGCANYPGGNEEVAEIAEEFAKRRFIVVLSGCAAMSAAMTKDEDGKTLYEKFPGSFDAGGVLNVGSCVSNPHIAGAAIKIASIFAKRNLRANYEEIADYIHNRVGAVGLAWGAMSQKAASIASGFWRLGVPVVVGPHGSKYRRMLLGRKDKKEDWMVYDARTGDKVYVGPAPEHLFTSAESKEEAIVMLAKLCMRPNDQSKGRSMKLTHYIDLHKRYYGVMPDDIHLYVRNKMDIPLTMKDEILKILEEKGWEETKIPDPTLLERMVRKRA encoded by the coding sequence TTGGCTAAGAAAGGTTTAGTTGTTAAAGCAAAAGAACTTAAAACTGATGTTGCTGTTGTTAAGGACCTTGAAGTATATGTCGGAAAAATCGTCGACGATACTTGGGACGAACCTATGGGTCCAACTCCATTTCCATCAATCACTGATTTGAGGAGTTGGGACTTTAAACTTCTGCAACGCTACAAACCCTTTTATTTGCCCTTCTGTGACGTCTGCTGTTTGTGCACTTATGGAAAATGTGACCTATCAGGAGACAAACGCGGGGCCTGTGGACTAAACATGGCTGCACAACAATCCCGAGTTGTCCTTCTCGCATGTTGTATCGGTGCTGCAACACACACTGCACACGGCAGACATTTAGTTCATCACTTAATTGAAAAATATGGACGAGACATTCCCCTTGACCAAGGTGGCTTAAACATCGACATTGACATGCCGGTAACGCAACTTGTTTGTGGAATAAAACCCAAGACTCTAAAAGATTTAGAGGAAGCCTTAGACTGGGCAGAAGAACAAGTAACTCATTGTCTGTCAGCTACCCACACTGGACAAGAAGGAAATAACATCGACTTTGAGTCCAAAGCATTCCACGCCGGAATGGCTGACCAAGTCGGTATGGAAATTGCTGATATTGCTCAGATTTCAGTTTTCGGATTTCCAAAAGCTGACCCCGAAGCACCCCTAGTCGAACTAGGTTTTGCTGTAGCTGACACCAAAAAACCAACAATCCTTGTAATCGGACACAACGTTCCTTCAGCTGTTGGAATAATTGATTACCTGAGAAAGAAAGACATAATGGACAAAGTCGAAGTAGTTGGTATTTGTTGTACTGCTCACGACGTAACTCGATACGAACCTAGAGCAAAAATTATCGGTCCAATTTCCTGGCAACTAAAATACATCCGAAGCGGACTAGCAGACGTTATCGTAGTGGATGAACAATGTATCCGTGCGGACACTTTGGAAGAAGCACAAAAAGTTCACTCACCTGTAATTGCAACAAGCCCCAAGAACTGTCTCGGTCTTGAGGACAGCACCGATGCTCCAGCATCTGAACTTATATCTAATTTAGTTGAAGGTAAAATCCCTGGTACACTACTTTTTGATGAAGACAAAGCAGGAGAAGTTGCAGTTGAAACCGCAATTGCAGTTACACCTAAACGAAACAAATTCAGCGTAATTCCTGACCTTGAAACAATCAAAGCTGCAGGTGCGGCTTGTTCTGGATGTAACGAGTGTGTTCGTGCTTGTCCAAATAACCAACCTATTCCTGAAGCAATGAAAGCTGCAGCAGAAGGAGACTTTAGTCTATTCCAAGAAGTTTACAATAACTGTATTGGATGTGCAAGATGTGACAGTGCCTGTCCAAAAGACTTCCCATTGCATAGCTACATGATCAAAGCAGGTGAACAAAAAGATCTTAATGAAAAATTCATGATGCGATCTGGACGTGGAGCTATCCAAGATGTTGAAATCCGAAACGTGGGTGGTCCTATAGTTCTTGGTGAAATTCCAGGAATTATTGCCTTAGTTGGATGTGCAAACTACCCTGGTGGTAACGAAGAAGTCGCAGAAATTGCAGAAGAATTTGCTAAACGCCGATTCATCGTTGTTCTTTCAGGATGTGCAGCAATGTCCGCAGCAATGACAAAAGATGAAGATGGAAAAACTCTATACGAAAAGTTTCCTGGCAGCTTTGATGCTGGAGGTGTCTTGAACGTTGGTTCATGTGTTTCTAACCCACATATTGCTGGTGCAGCAATCAAAATCGCTAGTATCTTCGCAAAACGCAACCTACGTGCCAACTACGAAGAGATCGCTGACTATATTCACAACCGTGTTGGAGCAGTTGGTTTGGCTTGGGGAGCAATGTCCCAAAAAGCTGCATCAATCGCTTCTGGATTCTGGAGACTTGGTGTGCCAGTAGTAGTCGGTCCGCATGGTTCCAAGTATCGACGTATGCTTCTCGGACGAAAAGACAAGAAAGAAGACTGGATGGTATACGATGCCCGAACTGGCGACAAAGTATACGTTGGTCCTGCTCCTGAACACTTGTTCACTTCAGCTGAAAGCAAAGAAGAAGCAATTGTAATGTTAGCTAAATTGTGTATGCGACCAAATGACCAATCTAAAGGACGTAGCATGAAATTGACTCATTACATCGACCTGCACAAACGGTACTATGGTGTAATGCCTGACGACATACATCTATATGTCCGAAACAAGATGGATATCCCACTAACAATGAAGGATGAAATCCTTAAAATCCTTGAAGAAAAAGGCTGGGAAGAAACAAAGATTCCCGACCCAACATTGTTAGAAAGAATGGTTAGGAAACGAGCGTGA
- a CDS encoding ABC transporter ATP-binding protein: MSENKSEYAVNIENVSKSFGKLQAVKKLDLQIDSGTVFGFLGPNGSGKSTTMKMIMGLLTADSGNLNVFGINVSKDPWAVKKIVGYVPESPRLYSFLTGLEYLDFIADVYGLDAQTKKTRIHEYLEAFNLDNRENEMISGYSHGMQQKIAIIAALIHKPKLLILDEPLGGLDPKSARIVKDLIHKLAKEGVTTILSTHVLEIADAVCDKIAILYNGTKLAEGTPTQLRNESKMPDSSLEEIFLKLTGSNDVKDIVQALGK; the protein is encoded by the coding sequence TTGAGTGAAAACAAATCAGAATATGCAGTGAACATCGAAAACGTTTCCAAAAGTTTTGGAAAACTTCAAGCAGTTAAAAAACTAGACTTACAAATTGACTCAGGAACGGTGTTTGGTTTTCTTGGCCCTAATGGTTCGGGGAAATCCACCACAATGAAAATGATAATGGGGTTGTTAACTGCAGACTCAGGGAACTTGAACGTTTTTGGAATCAATGTCAGTAAAGACCCGTGGGCTGTCAAAAAAATTGTTGGATACGTTCCGGAAAGTCCTCGACTTTACAGTTTTCTTACTGGACTTGAATACTTGGACTTTATTGCAGATGTGTACGGCTTGGATGCCCAAACCAAAAAAACTAGAATTCATGAGTACCTGGAAGCTTTCAATCTGGATAATCGTGAAAATGAAATGATTAGCGGTTATTCTCATGGTATGCAACAAAAAATTGCAATCATAGCTGCTTTGATTCACAAACCTAAACTTTTGATTCTTGATGAGCCTCTGGGGGGATTAGACCCCAAATCTGCGCGAATAGTAAAAGACCTAATCCACAAACTCGCAAAGGAAGGTGTTACCACAATTTTGAGTACTCATGTTCTAGAAATTGCGGATGCTGTGTGTGACAAAATAGCAATCTTGTATAATGGAACAAAATTAGCCGAAGGCACCCCCACACAACTGCGAAACGAATCTAAGATGCCTGACTCTTCCCTTGAAGAAATTTTCTTGAAGTTAACTGGCTCAAATGACGTAAAGGACATCGTTCAAGCTCTGGGAAAATAA
- a CDS encoding helix-turn-helix transcriptional regulator, whose product MLQTKLKVYRAMHNLTQEDLAQAIGVTRQTVIAMEKGKYNPSLDLAFKIARFFNVSIENIFIYEENDIKSKRGD is encoded by the coding sequence ATACTACAAACTAAACTGAAGGTGTATCGAGCAATGCATAACCTGACCCAAGAAGACCTCGCCCAAGCAATCGGAGTAACCCGGCAAACAGTCATAGCCATGGAGAAAGGAAAATATAATCCATCCTTAGACTTGGCCTTTAAAATTGCACGATTCTTCAACGTTAGTATTGAAAACATTTTTATCTATGAAGAAAATGATATCAAATCGAAAAGGGGAGATTAA
- a CDS encoding DUF2178 domain-containing protein, whose protein sequence is MNSKVLSILRFLIVAFMGVLMPLIIDIGNPFLPVFLVVFGLLFTWILTRKNQQTIVDERAKLINQKASTTSMSVFILGTTVVGLILLTLSNRGYPDFSQIAYTLMYSVCGLLFLFTLFGVYYRHKYGG, encoded by the coding sequence ATGAACTCCAAAGTACTATCAATCCTCAGATTTCTCATTGTTGCATTTATGGGTGTATTGATGCCCTTGATTATTGACATTGGAAACCCGTTTTTGCCTGTATTTCTTGTTGTCTTTGGTTTGCTTTTTACTTGGATTCTAACTCGCAAAAACCAACAAACTATAGTTGATGAACGTGCCAAACTCATAAACCAGAAAGCCTCCACCACGTCCATGTCTGTGTTTATTCTGGGAACAACTGTTGTTGGACTAATTCTGTTGACTCTTAGTAACCGTGGTTATCCAGACTTTTCACAGATAGCATACACTTTGATGTATTCCGTTTGTGGTCTGCTTTTCTTGTTCACACTTTTTGGAGTATACTATCGCCATAAATATGGGGGCTAA
- a CDS encoding radical SAM protein: protein MEGSLLYHMAMVSKMGSEHRIVLEELKVDAPQVEDELWRFYSDFVSDAKELLNDIVTIDENVVMAVKSPAPDAEEKIELYRNLSEKTKKVEKMLDNKVPQVQQEIQSLFIEWSVPIVEMRLRQEFETIKGFLIIEKLAEDFDIEKVAKTMQQVQKRFGDKTVDSAFEVSLKVGLPKEKLQKLMLSDHFIEFKMDMKNLGGFMRFLNCPIYGSHKYMENQLGKDVKTGQLFCKNFCKAHAKSMFERFIPFPIAVSQPLVMASDGKCEYRIKLAPNSEEKATDEKYLPLVISWNMTLRCNLKCAHCYINAEGPKTTTEELSTDAAKMLIHQITEVSKPLLILSGGEPLLRDDIYEIIKYGADRGLRMGMGSNGMLIDDEVARKLKEAGMWTVAISLDSSIPERHDEFRGVKGCWQKAVDAIKALKKAGIEVQVNCTVTQQNYDEVNDIMALAEKLGVVNFHLFFLVPTGRGTDIEDITPQMYEDMITNTLAKTTKYKLNVKPSCAPQFMRVAKEQGVDMSRWVRGCMAGLYYCRIYPSGEVTPCPYMPVSLGNIREKSFKDIWFNSKVFQSLRDFDQLKGKCGVCEHNSICGGCRARAYGVTTEQMDFCGALHEPTEMKGDYLAEDPWCVYQPKGATHKKKK, encoded by the coding sequence ATGGAGGGCTCGTTGCTGTATCATATGGCCATGGTAAGCAAAATGGGATCTGAACACAGAATTGTTCTTGAAGAACTGAAAGTTGATGCCCCACAAGTAGAAGATGAACTTTGGAGATTTTACAGCGATTTTGTTTCTGACGCCAAAGAACTGTTAAATGATATTGTTACGATAGACGAAAACGTTGTAATGGCAGTTAAAAGTCCAGCTCCTGACGCAGAAGAAAAAATTGAACTTTACAGAAACTTAAGCGAAAAGACCAAAAAAGTCGAAAAAATGCTGGACAATAAAGTTCCACAAGTCCAGCAGGAAATTCAAAGTCTGTTTATTGAATGGTCGGTGCCCATTGTTGAGATGCGTTTGCGTCAAGAATTTGAGACCATCAAGGGCTTTTTGATTATTGAAAAGTTAGCAGAGGATTTTGACATAGAAAAAGTTGCAAAAACCATGCAACAGGTGCAAAAAAGGTTTGGCGATAAAACTGTTGATTCTGCTTTTGAGGTTTCCCTTAAGGTTGGATTGCCAAAAGAAAAGCTACAAAAACTTATGCTAAGTGACCATTTCATCGAATTCAAGATGGACATGAAAAACCTAGGAGGCTTTATGCGGTTTTTGAACTGCCCAATTTATGGAAGCCACAAGTACATGGAAAATCAACTAGGCAAAGATGTCAAAACGGGGCAGCTTTTTTGTAAAAATTTTTGCAAGGCTCATGCGAAATCCATGTTTGAAAGGTTTATTCCCTTTCCGATTGCTGTCTCCCAGCCATTAGTAATGGCGTCGGATGGGAAATGTGAGTACCGAATAAAACTTGCTCCTAATTCAGAAGAAAAGGCAACTGATGAAAAATATTTACCCTTAGTTATTTCTTGGAACATGACTTTACGGTGTAATTTGAAGTGCGCCCACTGTTACATCAATGCTGAAGGCCCAAAAACCACAACAGAAGAACTGAGCACCGACGCCGCCAAGATGCTTATTCATCAGATTACTGAAGTCAGCAAACCCTTGCTGATACTTAGTGGTGGTGAGCCCTTGCTACGGGATGACATCTATGAAATAATCAAGTACGGTGCCGACCGCGGATTACGCATGGGTATGGGAAGCAACGGTATGCTCATTGACGATGAGGTTGCAAGAAAGCTCAAAGAGGCTGGAATGTGGACTGTTGCCATCAGTTTGGATTCAAGCATTCCTGAACGCCATGATGAGTTCCGAGGAGTAAAAGGTTGCTGGCAAAAGGCAGTTGATGCAATTAAGGCACTTAAAAAAGCAGGCATAGAGGTTCAGGTTAACTGCACCGTAACCCAGCAAAACTATGATGAAGTTAACGACATAATGGCGCTGGCTGAAAAGTTGGGGGTTGTAAATTTCCATTTGTTCTTTTTGGTTCCAACAGGTAGAGGCACAGACATCGAAGACATAACCCCCCAGATGTATGAAGACATGATTACAAACACTCTAGCAAAGACAACAAAATACAAGCTGAACGTGAAACCCTCTTGTGCCCCCCAGTTTATGCGAGTGGCTAAAGAACAAGGAGTGGACATGTCCCGTTGGGTACGGGGCTGTATGGCGGGTTTGTATTATTGCCGTATTTATCCCTCTGGCGAAGTTACGCCTTGTCCTTACATGCCAGTCAGTTTGGGGAATATTCGAGAAAAATCCTTCAAAGACATTTGGTTTAACTCAAAGGTTTTCCAGTCTTTGCGGGATTTTGACCAACTTAAAGGAAAATGTGGAGTTTGCGAACACAACAGCATCTGTGGAGGATGTCGCGCAAGAGCCTACGGCGTAACAACTGAACAGATGGACTTTTGTGGGGCACTTCATGAGCCCACAGAAATGAAGGGGGACTACCTAGCAGAAGACCCCTGGTGTGTTTATCAACCCAAAGGTGCAACCCACAAGAAGAAAAAGTAA
- a CDS encoding methylglyoxal synthase, whose protein sequence is MSCKTVLIQKRKKIALVAHDHRKEDLLQWVEFNKYLLSLHELYATGTTGKIIEKAGLNVNKLRSGPLGGDMQIGAKIADGEIDFLIFFWDPLESLPHDPDIKALLRMAVVWNIPVACNRSTADFIISSPLMDREYHRIIQDYDEYRKRKINGVNE, encoded by the coding sequence ATGAGCTGTAAAACGGTTTTGATACAAAAAAGAAAAAAGATTGCCTTGGTTGCCCACGACCACCGAAAAGAAGACTTGCTGCAATGGGTAGAGTTTAACAAGTATCTTTTGAGTTTGCATGAGCTTTATGCAACGGGAACTACTGGAAAAATAATAGAAAAAGCTGGATTAAACGTCAACAAACTCCGAAGTGGACCCTTAGGCGGGGACATGCAAATCGGAGCCAAGATTGCTGATGGAGAAATTGATTTTTTGATTTTCTTTTGGGATCCTCTAGAATCCCTTCCCCATGACCCCGACATTAAGGCGTTGTTGCGGATGGCGGTAGTTTGGAATATTCCGGTTGCGTGTAATCGTTCTACTGCTGATTTTATTATTTCTTCACCCCTGATGGACAGAGAATACCATCGAATAATTCAAGACTATGACGAGTACCGGAAGCGCAAAATCAACGGAGTGAACGAGTGA